A stretch of the Vigna angularis chloroplast DNA, complete sequence genome encodes the following:
- the atpH gene encoding ATP synthase CF0 subunit III has protein sequence MNPIISAASVIAAGLAVGLASIGPGVGQGTAAGQAVEGIARQPEAEGKIRGTLLLSLAFMEALTIYGLVVALALLFANPFV, from the coding sequence ATGAATCCAATTATTTCTGCCGCTTCTGTTATTGCTGCTGGATTGGCCGTAGGGCTTGCTTCTATTGGACCTGGGGTTGGTCAAGGCACTGCCGCAGGGCAAGCTGTAGAGGGGATTGCACGACAACCAGAGGCAGAGGGAAAAATACGGGGTACTTTATTACTTAGTCTGGCTTTTATGGAAGCTTTAACAATTTACGGGCTGGTTGTAGCATTAGCACTTTTATTTGCTAATCCTTTTGTTTAA
- the atpI gene encoding ATP synthase CF0 subunit IV, with the protein MNVLLCSINTLKRLYDISAVEVGQHFYWQIGGFLVHAQVLITSWVVIAILLVSAILVIRNLQTIPTFGQNLFEYVLEFIRDVSKTQIGEEYGPWVPFIGTLFLFIFVSNWSGALLPWKIIQLPHGELAAPTNDINTTVALALLTSVAYFYAGLSKKGLAYFSKYIQPTPILLPINILEDFTKPLSLSFRLFGNILADELVVVVLVSLVPLVVPIPVMFLGLFTSGIQALIFATLAAAYIGESIEGHH; encoded by the coding sequence ATGAATGTTTTATTATGCTCTATCAACACATTAAAAAGATTATACGATATATCTGCTGTGGAAGTAGGTCAACATTTCTATTGGCAAATAGGGGGTTTCCTAGTACATGCCCAAGTACTTATTACTTCTTGGGTTGTAATTGCTATCTTATTGGTTTCAGCCATTCTAGTTATTCGAAATCTGCAAACCATTCCCACTTTCGGTCAGAATTTATTTGAATATGTTCTTGAATTCATTCGAGACGTGAGCAAAACTCAGATTGGAGAAGAATATGGTCCGTGGGTTCCTTTTATTGGAACTTTGTTTCTATTTATTTTTGTTTCTAATTGGTCAGGGGCTCTTTTACCTTGGAAAATCATCCAATTACCTCATGGGGAGTTAGCTGCACCCACAAATGATATAAATACTACCGTTGCATTAGCTTTACTTACATCAGTTGCATATTTCTATGCGGGTCTTTCAAAAAAAGGATTAGCTTATTTTAGTAAATACATCCAACCAACTCCAATCCTTTTACCGATTAACATATTAGAAGATTTCACAAAACCCTTATCCCTTAGTTTTCGACTTTTCGGAAATATATTAGCTGATGAATTAGTAGTTGTTGTTCTTGTTTCTTTAGTACCTTTAGTAGTTCCTATACCTGTCATGTTCCTTGGATTATTCACAAGCGGTATTCAAGCTCTCATTTTTGCTACTTTAGCTGCGGCTTATATAGGTGAATCCATTGAAGGCCATCATTGA